Proteins co-encoded in one Candidatus Pelagibacter sp. RS40 genomic window:
- a CDS encoding lytic murein transglycosylase, translating to MKITKLFIINIIFFLFSFKFLSASDFENWKIDFKKKALDEGISIKTLNRVIDNTRFLPDVIKYDRYQPEFYEDTYTYISKRTSQKKVAKGRNLYNSNQKLIEIVSNEFLVDKNLLLALMGIETNFGTYLGKMDIVSSLATLSFDKRRSKFFTSELITLLKLVDANIIDPDTLFGSWAGAFGNFQFMPSTITNHAIDYNNDKKIDLKNIEDSFASAANYIKNLGWKNDIPCFYKINLKDDIPLEFLNTSAKKLNNKRKVKYFSKYIENSDYLKQFNNLNSAIITPDVDIVENAKKFSPAYIVFDNYDLILKWNRSLRFALAVCTLRDKFKDEL from the coding sequence ATGAAAATAACTAAATTATTTATAATAAATATAATCTTTTTTTTATTTAGCTTTAAATTTTTATCTGCCTCAGATTTTGAAAATTGGAAAATTGACTTTAAAAAAAAGGCTCTAGATGAAGGTATTAGTATAAAAACACTAAATAGAGTAATAGATAATACAAGATTTCTTCCTGATGTAATTAAATATGACAGATATCAACCTGAATTTTATGAGGATACTTATACTTATATATCAAAACGAACATCTCAAAAAAAAGTTGCTAAGGGCAGAAATCTTTATAATTCAAACCAAAAATTAATTGAAATTGTATCTAACGAGTTTTTAGTTGATAAAAATCTTTTATTAGCATTGATGGGTATAGAAACTAATTTTGGAACATATCTTGGAAAAATGGATATTGTTTCTTCGTTAGCTACACTAAGTTTTGATAAAAGACGTAGCAAATTTTTTACATCGGAACTCATAACTTTATTAAAATTAGTTGATGCAAATATAATTGATCCTGACACTTTATTTGGATCTTGGGCTGGAGCTTTTGGAAATTTTCAATTTATGCCATCAACAATTACTAACCACGCAATTGATTATAACAATGATAAAAAAATTGATTTAAAAAATATTGAAGATTCATTTGCATCAGCTGCTAATTATATAAAAAATTTAGGGTGGAAAAATGATATTCCATGTTTTTATAAAATAAATCTAAAAGATGATATCCCATTAGAATTTTTAAATACTTCAGCAAAAAAACTAAATAATAAAAGAAAAGTAAAGTATTTTTCAAAGTACATTGAAAATAGTGATTATTTAAAACAATTTAATAATCTTAATTCAGCAATTATTACACCTGATGTTGACATTGTTGAAAATGCAAAAAAGTTTTCACCTGCTTATATAGTTTTTGATAATTATGATTTAATATTAAAATGGAACAGGTCATTAAGATTTGCATTAGCTGTTTGTACCTTAAGAGATAAATTCAAAGATGAATTATAA
- the rarD gene encoding EamA family transporter RarD, which translates to MDKKSFNQGLFLSAVGSFWWGFFGVLYFKYISFAGHIEVVVHRSLWTAVTLLVTTIIFSKWKIFKEIISNKKQLFILFLSGVLIFLNWAVWIYAVSSNQVINASFGYFIMPILSVFLGYFFFKEKLNKKRFVSILLVLVSIFYIFLIDFKSIPWVGISVALSWGFYNLLRKKISVSTDIGLFIESLFILPFILIVFYFITQNNFNDFSLSNPILMLILMMAGPMTVIPLFLYVRGVELCGLGPTGMIFYITPTLQFILGYFLFNEPFNINQLVSFILIWIAVFIYIRDLYENN; encoded by the coding sequence ATGGATAAAAAAAGTTTTAACCAAGGTTTGTTCTTAAGTGCAGTTGGATCTTTCTGGTGGGGCTTTTTTGGTGTTTTATATTTTAAGTATATTTCTTTTGCAGGTCATATAGAAGTTGTTGTGCATAGAAGTTTGTGGACTGCAGTTACACTTTTAGTAACAACAATTATTTTTTCAAAATGGAAGATTTTTAAGGAAATTATATCTAATAAAAAACAATTATTTATTCTATTTTTATCTGGGGTATTAATATTTTTAAATTGGGCAGTTTGGATTTATGCAGTTTCATCCAATCAAGTTATTAATGCAAGTTTTGGATATTTTATCATGCCGATATTAAGTGTTTTTTTAGGATATTTTTTTTTTAAAGAAAAATTAAATAAGAAAAGATTTGTTTCTATTTTGTTAGTTTTAGTTTCAATATTTTATATCTTTCTGATTGACTTTAAATCTATACCATGGGTTGGAATATCAGTTGCTTTAAGTTGGGGTTTTTACAACTTACTCAGAAAAAAAATATCAGTATCAACAGATATTGGTTTATTTATAGAAAGTTTATTTATCTTGCCTTTTATACTAATAGTTTTTTATTTTATTACTCAAAATAACTTTAATGACTTCTCACTATCAAATCCTATTTTGATGTTAATTCTTATGATGGCAGGCCCAATGACAGTGATTCCATTATTTTTATATGTAAGAGGTGTAGAATTGTGTGGTCTTGGACCTACAGGTATGATTTTTTATATTACACCCACATTACAATTTATTTTAGGGTATTTTTTGTTCAATGAGCCTTTCAATATTAACCAGTTAGTTAGTTTTATTTTAATATGGATTGCTGTATTCATTTATATTAGAGATTTATATGAAAATAACTAA
- a CDS encoding succinate dehydrogenase assembly factor 2 — protein MDSNRQNLINKIKYRAQYRGTKEMDLFVYKFVNEIVENLNLEELEDLNKLINLGDEELIKISESKDNQNLSKVIIKLREFKEKY, from the coding sequence ATGGATTCAAACAGGCAAAATCTTATTAATAAAATAAAATATAGAGCTCAGTATAGAGGCACTAAAGAAATGGACTTATTTGTTTATAAGTTTGTAAATGAAATTGTTGAAAATTTAAATTTAGAAGAATTAGAAGATTTGAATAAATTAATTAACCTTGGTGATGAAGAATTAATTAAAATTTCTGAGTCAAAAGATAACCAAAATTTATCTAAAGTCATAATAAAATTGCGAGAATTTAAAGAAAAATATTAA
- a CDS encoding ATP-dependent DNA helicase RecG, protein MQDYEYFLSKISSIKGIGKKTTQLFLKKKILNIFDLLWHAPISKIETSKTVNIDQLQIGKTQSIQLVPKKYNFPRIRNLPNRVNCLSSEKKIDCIFFNSFEGYIKKILPLDQEIIIYGKVGFYKGKYQITNPKLVSETEDGNIKDINTYSLTEGLTASKYNKTIEIIFKNMPVLKEWHNAEILNYFNNVSWDQSIRKIHSEEIENLQNSDYLRRLIFDEIISNFLISSEIRKKIKKIKKKEKIFDPNICQKYLKKFKFILTNDQIKAMKEINNDLKSKQRMFRLLQGDVGSGKTIIALIAALNVIKSGFQVALMVPTEILAKQHYNFASDLFGKDISIELLTGKTEYKQKKSTLENIKQNKIKLIIGTHALFQKKVDYKNLGLIIIDEQHKFGVRQRKELSDKGGNNCDVLVMSATPIPRTMIMTIYGDMDVTLIKEKPKNRKAITTYSKLETKVDEIIKFCKKEISSGNQIFWVCPLIEKSQKLDHQSAVEKSKFLEKYFKNKIGLIHGSMEKDEKNKVLDDFLNKKIDVLVSTTVIEVGIDFPNANVIIIENANKYGLSQLHQLRGRVGRGDKQSTCILMFKSNLSENAKKRINILKSSNDGFEISEQDMVLRGYGDVLGFKQSGLKKFKLADPILHKDLFILAEKEVKKIELKDKQIGEYYKLLKLYDRASILNDII, encoded by the coding sequence ATGCAGGATTATGAATATTTTTTATCAAAAATTAGTAGTATTAAAGGGATAGGTAAAAAAACAACACAATTATTTTTAAAAAAAAAAATATTAAATATTTTTGATCTATTGTGGCACGCACCTATTTCAAAAATAGAAACTTCAAAAACAGTAAACATTGATCAATTACAAATAGGCAAAACTCAATCAATACAACTAGTCCCGAAAAAGTATAATTTTCCTAGAATAAGAAATTTGCCCAATAGGGTTAACTGTTTATCTTCTGAAAAGAAAATAGATTGTATTTTCTTTAATAGTTTTGAAGGCTACATAAAAAAAATACTTCCTCTGGATCAAGAAATAATTATTTATGGAAAAGTAGGTTTTTATAAGGGTAAATATCAAATAACTAATCCAAAATTAGTGTCAGAGACAGAGGATGGAAATATAAAAGATATAAATACTTATAGTCTGACGGAAGGACTCACAGCTTCAAAATATAATAAAACTATTGAAATCATATTTAAAAATATGCCTGTACTTAAAGAATGGCATAACGCAGAAATTTTAAACTATTTCAATAATGTAAGTTGGGATCAATCCATTAGAAAGATACACAGTGAGGAAATTGAAAATCTTCAGAATTCAGATTACCTAAGAAGATTAATTTTTGATGAAATTATCTCAAACTTTTTAATCTCATCTGAAATAAGAAAAAAAATTAAGAAAATAAAAAAAAAAGAAAAGATTTTTGATCCAAATATTTGTCAGAAATATTTAAAAAAATTCAAATTTATACTTACAAATGATCAAATAAAGGCAATGAAAGAAATAAATAATGACCTCAAATCAAAACAAAGAATGTTTAGGCTACTTCAAGGTGATGTAGGATCAGGAAAAACAATAATTGCACTAATTGCTGCGTTGAATGTTATAAAATCAGGTTTTCAAGTAGCTTTGATGGTTCCTACTGAAATACTAGCTAAACAACACTATAATTTTGCATCAGATTTATTTGGAAAAGATATATCAATTGAACTATTAACAGGAAAAACTGAATATAAACAAAAAAAAAGCACATTAGAAAATATAAAACAAAATAAAATAAAATTGATCATTGGCACACATGCCCTTTTTCAAAAAAAGGTAGATTATAAAAATCTTGGTTTAATTATTATCGATGAACAACATAAATTTGGTGTAAGACAAAGAAAAGAATTGTCAGACAAAGGTGGCAATAATTGCGATGTACTTGTCATGTCAGCAACCCCGATACCTCGTACTATGATAATGACAATCTATGGAGATATGGATGTTACTTTAATTAAAGAAAAACCAAAAAATAGAAAAGCAATAACCACTTATAGTAAATTAGAAACAAAAGTAGATGAAATTATAAAATTTTGTAAAAAAGAAATTTCCTCTGGTAATCAGATATTTTGGGTTTGCCCACTTATTGAAAAATCACAGAAACTTGATCATCAGTCTGCTGTTGAAAAGAGTAAATTTTTAGAAAAATATTTTAAAAACAAAATTGGCCTAATTCATGGATCAATGGAAAAGGATGAAAAAAATAAAGTTCTTGATGATTTTTTAAATAAAAAAATTGATGTATTGGTGTCAACAACTGTTATTGAAGTAGGAATTGATTTCCCAAATGCAAATGTAATCATCATTGAAAATGCAAATAAATATGGGTTATCACAATTGCATCAACTCAGAGGTAGAGTTGGAAGAGGTGACAAACAAAGTACATGTATTTTAATGTTTAAGTCAAATTTAAGTGAAAATGCAAAAAAAAGAATAAATATTTTAAAAAGCTCAAATGATGGTTTTGAAATTTCAGAACAAGATATGGTTTTAAGAGGTTATGGAGATGTATTAGGATTTAAACAAAGTGGTTTAAAAAAATTTAAATTGGCAGATCCTATTTTACATAAAGATCTTTTTATATTAGCAGAAAAAGAGGTTAAAAAAATTGAGCTAAAAGATAAACAGATTGGTGAGTATTATAAATTACTTAAACTTTATGATCGTGCTTCAATCTTAAATGATATTATTTAG
- a CDS encoding DUF502 domain-containing protein, producing the protein MAKFKRKSISLFAKLRNYFITGIVVLIPIGITLYLTKFFISVSSKLIPYELNPNTYLPFAIPGLEIVLAIIFITLVGSLSLSFIGKKILQFVNDLFKRIPILRTIYSAIGQMTESLAPKKGDRKSVVLIEYPRKGSWAVGFATKDNEGEISKKTNKNLVNVFVPTTPNPTSGFLLMFPKEEVLYLDMSFEEASKFIVSAGTSNPQAK; encoded by the coding sequence ATGGCAAAATTTAAAAGAAAAAGCATATCTTTATTTGCTAAATTAAGAAATTATTTTATCACAGGAATAGTCGTATTAATTCCAATTGGTATTACACTCTATTTAACAAAATTTTTTATCTCTGTTTCTTCTAAACTAATACCTTATGAGCTAAACCCAAATACTTATTTGCCATTTGCTATCCCAGGTCTTGAAATAGTTCTTGCAATTATTTTTATAACCTTAGTTGGAAGTTTATCCTTATCATTTATAGGAAAAAAAATTTTACAATTCGTAAACGATTTATTTAAAAGAATTCCTATTCTTCGAACTATTTATTCAGCGATAGGACAGATGACAGAGTCGTTAGCTCCTAAAAAGGGAGATAGAAAAAGTGTAGTTTTAATTGAATATCCCAGAAAAGGAAGCTGGGCAGTTGGATTTGCAACTAAAGACAATGAAGGAGAAATCTCAAAAAAAACAAACAAAAATCTTGTTAATGTATTTGTTCCAACAACACCAAATCCAACTAGTGGATTTTTACTAATGTTTCCAAAAGAAGAGGTTTTATATTTAGATATGAGTTTTGAGGAGGCGTCTAAGTTTATTGTTTCTGCAGGTACCTCAAACCCTCAAGCTAAATAA
- a CDS encoding M48 family metallopeptidase yields the protein MNRRNFIYLMGCGCASFGLHACTSVPITERKQLRLIPEAKLNAQAEQLYEKVKEKEKLSKDITTLNKIKNIGSKIENSITEYFARSNQPDPTANFRWEYILIENKKVKNAWCMPGGKIAVYTGMLDITKNDNGLAAVMGHEIAHAVAKHSVERASRGTLLNVGTKILDIATKGAVSNVNRTTGMDTVGLLSQIGIMNPFNRKQESEADYLGLIFASLSGYDIRETVKIWERMREANKGKEPPEFMSTHPSSTNRINNITSWINEVTLEYPPIS from the coding sequence GTGAATAGAAGAAATTTCATATATTTAATGGGGTGTGGATGTGCATCTTTTGGTCTTCATGCCTGTACAAGTGTTCCTATAACAGAAAGAAAACAGTTAAGACTTATACCTGAGGCAAAACTTAACGCTCAAGCAGAACAATTATACGAAAAAGTGAAAGAAAAAGAAAAGCTTAGCAAAGATATTACAACTTTAAATAAAATAAAAAATATCGGCTCAAAAATTGAAAATTCAATAACTGAATATTTTGCAAGAAGTAATCAACCGGATCCAACAGCTAATTTTAGATGGGAGTATATTTTAATAGAAAACAAAAAAGTAAAAAACGCATGGTGTATGCCTGGTGGAAAAATTGCGGTTTATACAGGTATGCTTGATATTACAAAAAATGATAATGGATTAGCTGCTGTAATGGGTCATGAAATAGCTCATGCAGTAGCAAAACACTCAGTTGAAAGAGCAAGTAGAGGAACGTTATTAAATGTGGGTACAAAAATTTTAGATATTGCAACTAAAGGTGCTGTATCTAATGTAAATAGAACAACTGGGATGGATACAGTTGGTTTGTTATCTCAAATTGGAATTATGAATCCTTTTAATAGAAAACAAGAGAGTGAAGCTGATTACTTAGGTTTAATATTTGCGTCATTATCTGGCTATGACATAAGAGAGACAGTAAAAATTTGGGAGAGAATGCGAGAAGCTAATAAAGGTAAGGAACCACCGGAATTCATGAGTACACATCCTTCCTCAACCAATAGAATAAATAACATCACCTCTTGGATAAATGAGGTAACTTTAGAATATCCACCAATTTCTTAA
- the tgt gene encoding tRNA guanosine(34) transglycosylase Tgt, giving the protein MALKKFNFNVNHTENHSRVGVIETHRGDINTPAFMPVGTQATVKGAFIKDVVQTGSEIILGNTYHLMLRPGVDRISSVGGLHEFMNCNLPILTDSGGFQVMSLSKFNKIDREKGAIFQSHIDGNKFILSPEESIRVQKCLNSDIVMVMDECPKKTDDFEKIKKSMDLSMYWAKRSKNAFGDNPHKGLFGIVQGGLFNDLRLKSLEQLIDIDFDGYAMGGLAVGETQKEMFDVLDGVKDYLPKDKPRYLMGVGTPSDIIGAVKRGIDMFDCVLPTRSGRTGLAFTWNGRVQIRNAKYQNDNSPLDLNVSKFDLNKYSKNYLNHLFNTNEMLASMLLTLNNINFYQELMSEIRKNIKNGTFEEFHDKYINIL; this is encoded by the coding sequence ATGGCATTAAAAAAATTTAATTTTAATGTTAATCATACTGAAAACCATTCACGAGTAGGAGTTATTGAAACCCATAGAGGTGATATTAATACACCTGCTTTTATGCCTGTTGGTACACAGGCGACCGTAAAAGGCGCATTCATAAAAGATGTAGTTCAAACTGGAAGCGAAATAATATTGGGAAACACCTATCACCTAATGTTAAGACCAGGTGTTGATAGAATTTCAAGCGTTGGAGGTTTGCATGAATTTATGAATTGCAACCTTCCTATATTAACTGACTCTGGTGGATTTCAAGTAATGTCATTATCAAAATTTAATAAAATTGATAGAGAGAAGGGTGCTATTTTTCAATCTCATATTGATGGTAATAAGTTTATTTTAAGTCCTGAGGAGAGTATTAGAGTTCAAAAGTGCCTCAACTCAGACATAGTAATGGTAATGGATGAATGTCCAAAAAAAACTGATGATTTTGAGAAAATTAAAAAATCAATGGATTTATCTATGTATTGGGCAAAAAGATCAAAAAATGCATTTGGCGACAATCCTCACAAAGGTTTATTTGGAATAGTTCAAGGCGGTCTGTTTAATGACTTAAGATTAAAATCACTAGAGCAGCTTATAGATATTGATTTTGATGGGTATGCGATGGGTGGTTTGGCGGTTGGAGAAACCCAGAAAGAAATGTTTGATGTATTGGATGGAGTTAAAGATTATTTACCAAAAGATAAACCTAGATATCTTATGGGCGTTGGTACTCCCTCAGACATTATTGGTGCAGTTAAAAGAGGTATTGATATGTTTGATTGTGTATTACCAACACGATCTGGCAGAACTGGTTTGGCATTCACATGGAATGGAAGAGTACAAATAAGAAATGCAAAATATCAAAACGATAATTCGCCTCTAGATTTAAATGTTTCTAAATTTGACTTAAATAAGTACTCAAAAAATTATTTGAATCACTTATTTAATACTAATGAAATGTTAGCATCTATGCTGTTAACTTTAAATAATATTAACTTTTATCAGGAGTTGATGAGTGAGATTAGAAAAAATATTAAAAATGGAACTTTTGAAGAATTTCACGATAAGTATATTAACATTCTGTAA
- a CDS encoding peptidylprolyl isomerase, with product MLKYINILLFILLTLTSKLNAKENIMILKLKDGDVKIEMFPDVAPNHVKRITELANSGKYDNVVFHRVIDGFMAQTGDVKFGNSSSSDFNLQRAGMGGSDLPDLKQEFNDLPHERGTVSMARSSDPNSANSQFFICFESASYLDRNYTVFGKVIEGMEFVDKIKKGDGPNGSVSEPDKIISFKSE from the coding sequence ATGCTTAAATATATAAATATATTATTATTTATTTTATTAACTTTAACCTCAAAACTAAATGCAAAGGAGAATATAATGATTTTAAAATTAAAAGATGGAGATGTTAAAATAGAAATGTTTCCAGATGTTGCCCCTAATCATGTAAAAAGAATTACTGAGTTAGCTAACAGTGGTAAATATGATAATGTAGTATTTCATAGAGTTATTGATGGCTTTATGGCTCAAACAGGAGATGTAAAATTTGGAAATTCCTCATCATCCGATTTTAATCTGCAAAGAGCAGGAATGGGCGGATCTGACTTACCTGATTTAAAACAAGAATTTAATGATTTGCCCCATGAACGCGGCACTGTATCTATGGCAAGATCTTCTGATCCAAACAGTGCTAATAGTCAATTTTTTATTTGTTTTGAGTCAGCCTCTTATTTAGATAGAAACTATACAGTCTTTGGTAAAGTTATTGAAGGAATGGAGTTTGTAGATAAAATTAAAAAAGGTGATGGTCCTAATGGATCAGTTTCTGAACCAGATAAAATAATTAGTTTTAAGTCTGAATAA
- the coaD gene encoding pantetheine-phosphate adenylyltransferase, whose product MKNIAIYPGTFDPITFGHIDVIKKALKFVDKVVVAISDGNQKNFLFPIDERVDIVKKALFSDLKFTKKNIDVITFNSLTTDLCKKYKSNIILRGLRAVSDFEYEFQLAGMNRKLYNKIETIFLMSDVENQIISSRFVKEIAQHNGDLKKFTTKSTIKSLKERYA is encoded by the coding sequence ATGAAAAATATTGCAATATATCCTGGTACTTTTGATCCTATAACCTTTGGTCATATAGATGTAATTAAAAAAGCTTTAAAATTTGTAGACAAAGTTGTTGTAGCAATTTCTGATGGAAACCAAAAAAATTTTTTATTTCCAATCGATGAGAGAGTAGATATTGTTAAGAAAGCTTTGTTCTCTGATCTTAAATTTACCAAAAAAAATATCGATGTTATTACATTTAATTCACTAACAACAGATTTGTGCAAAAAATATAAATCAAATATTATTCTAAGAGGTCTTAGAGCTGTTTCAGATTTTGAATATGAGTTTCAATTAGCTGGAATGAATAGAAAACTTTACAATAAAATAGAAACAATATTTTTAATGTCTGATGTTGAGAATCAAATTATTTCCTCAAGATTTGTAAAAGAAATCGCTCAACATAATGGAGATTTAAAAAAATTTACAACTAAGAGTACAATCAAATCTTTAAAGGAGAGATATGCTTAA
- the gyrA gene encoding DNA gyrase subunit A, with amino-acid sequence MQKNEAPKDLNIKPISMYDEMSSSYLSYAMSVIISRALPDVRDGLKPVHRRILYAMHKGGFDWSKQFRKSARIVGDVIGKYHPHGDQAVYDALVRMVQDFSMSLPLIDGQGNFGSIDGDPPAAMRYTETRLAKIAQFLLDDIEKDTVSFKSNYDETEQEPDVLPAQYPNLLVNGAGGIAVGMATSIPPHNLGEVVDATLALIKNKDIKLGELMKHVPGPDFPTGGIIIGKDIIKQGYKSGRGSFKIRGDIKIEQAKGGRERLVITSIPYQVNKSVLNERIAELVREKKIEGIRDIRDESNREGIRVAIDLRSSVEPETIKRQLYKYTSIESSFGFNTLAIVDNKPKTCNLKDFLENFLKFREDVVIKKTKYDLKKAEDRVHILIGLSVSVENIDKVIKIIRQSKNPEEAKNSLLKTKWKINKSAKLIKLVDNKNYKGTYSLSNEQVVSILELRLQKLTALGINEIEVEIKKLAELITQYKKIINSKAELLKVISADLQQIKDKFSEPRRTQIIDAVLNYDIEETIQKEAVIITITLQGYIKRGALSNVKQQKRGGKGKTGIKTRDEDSVVQTLSVNTHTSVLFFSTEGLAYKIKAWKIPEGSASSKGKSLFNILPLKNHQSISSIMPFPDENVDTKGMHIIFATAKGKIRKNNLEDFSSINQSGKIAMKLDSDDKIIGVKICKDDQDIILSTKFGKCIRFESKKLRVFKGRSSKGIKGINLSDKDAIVSLSIIDHDQKIPKKSSKDGLSEVKAKEKFILSITENGYGKRTSHYDFRVTNRGGKGIIGIVNSSRNGNVSSSFPVFEGDQILISTDKGRVIRTTVKEIRVAGRNTQGVRIIKLSGDEKVVSAIKLDDNLI; translated from the coding sequence ATGCAAAAAAACGAGGCACCTAAAGATTTAAATATCAAACCAATTTCAATGTATGATGAAATGAGTTCGTCATACTTGTCTTACGCAATGAGCGTTATAATAAGTAGAGCTCTACCTGATGTAAGAGATGGTTTAAAACCAGTACATAGAAGAATTTTGTATGCAATGCATAAGGGAGGTTTTGATTGGTCAAAACAATTTAGAAAATCTGCAAGAATAGTCGGAGATGTAATTGGTAAATATCATCCACATGGTGATCAAGCCGTATATGACGCTTTAGTTAGAATGGTTCAAGATTTTTCAATGAGCCTTCCATTAATTGATGGTCAAGGAAATTTTGGTTCAATTGATGGTGATCCACCAGCTGCTATGAGATATACAGAAACAAGATTAGCAAAAATAGCTCAATTTTTATTAGACGACATAGAAAAAGATACAGTTTCATTCAAAAGTAATTATGATGAAACAGAACAGGAACCAGATGTCCTTCCCGCACAGTATCCAAATTTATTAGTTAATGGAGCAGGAGGAATTGCTGTCGGTATGGCAACAAGTATACCTCCTCATAATTTAGGTGAAGTTGTAGATGCTACTTTAGCTTTAATCAAAAATAAGGACATAAAATTAGGTGAATTGATGAAACATGTCCCTGGTCCAGATTTTCCAACTGGTGGTATTATTATTGGCAAAGATATTATTAAACAAGGTTATAAATCTGGCCGAGGTTCTTTTAAAATCAGAGGCGATATTAAGATTGAGCAAGCTAAAGGGGGTAGAGAAAGATTAGTAATAACCTCCATACCTTATCAAGTAAACAAATCTGTTTTAAATGAGAGAATAGCTGAATTAGTAAGAGAAAAAAAAATTGAAGGAATTAGAGATATAAGAGACGAGTCTAATAGAGAAGGAATTAGAGTTGCAATTGATTTAAGATCAAGTGTTGAACCTGAAACAATTAAAAGACAATTATATAAATATACATCCATTGAAAGTTCATTTGGTTTCAATACTTTAGCTATTGTAGATAACAAACCAAAGACTTGTAATTTAAAAGATTTTTTAGAAAATTTTTTAAAATTTAGAGAAGATGTAGTAATAAAAAAAACTAAATATGATCTAAAAAAAGCAGAAGATCGTGTTCATATTTTAATCGGATTATCGGTCAGTGTTGAAAATATAGATAAAGTAATAAAAATAATAAGACAATCCAAAAATCCTGAAGAGGCTAAGAATTCACTATTAAAAACAAAGTGGAAGATAAACAAGTCAGCAAAATTGATTAAATTAGTTGATAATAAAAATTATAAAGGAACTTATAGTTTATCTAATGAGCAAGTTGTATCTATTCTTGAGTTAAGATTACAGAAACTTACTGCTTTAGGAATAAACGAAATTGAAGTAGAAATAAAAAAATTAGCTGAATTAATAACTCAATATAAAAAAATTATTAATTCTAAAGCAGAGTTACTAAAAGTTATTAGTGCTGACTTGCAACAAATCAAAGATAAATTTTCTGAACCAAGAAGAACACAAATAATTGATGCCGTATTAAATTATGATATTGAAGAAACTATTCAAAAAGAGGCTGTAATCATTACAATTACGTTACAAGGATATATTAAACGTGGTGCATTAAGTAATGTAAAACAACAAAAAAGAGGTGGAAAAGGAAAAACAGGTATTAAAACTAGAGATGAAGACTCAGTAGTTCAAACCTTATCAGTCAATACACATACTTCAGTTCTATTTTTCTCTACAGAGGGATTGGCATACAAAATTAAAGCTTGGAAGATACCTGAAGGATCTGCATCATCAAAAGGTAAATCTTTATTCAACATTCTACCACTTAAAAATCACCAATCTATTAGCTCAATTATGCCTTTTCCAGATGAAAATGTTGATACAAAAGGAATGCATATTATTTTTGCTACAGCCAAAGGAAAAATTAGAAAAAATAATTTAGAGGATTTTAGTTCTATTAATCAATCAGGTAAAATTGCTATGAAATTAGATAGTGATGACAAAATTATCGGTGTAAAAATTTGCAAAGATGATCAAGACATTATTTTAAGCACAAAGTTTGGAAAATGCATCAGATTTGAATCTAAAAAATTGAGAGTATTTAAAGGTAGATCGTCTAAAGGCATTAAAGGTATAAATTTATCTGACAAAGATGCAATCGTATCATTATCTATAATTGATCATGATCAAAAAATTCCAAAAAAATCCTCAAAAGATGGATTATCAGAGGTAAAGGCTAAAGAAAAATTTATACTCTCAATTACAGAGAATGGTTATGGAAAAAGAACTTCCCATTATGATTTTCGAGTAACCAATAGAGGTGGAAAAGGTATAATTGGTATTGTCAACTCATCAAGAAATGGAAATGTATCATCATCTTTCCCAGTTTTTGAGGGTGATCAAATATTAATATCAACTGACAAAGGTAGAGTTATCAGAACTACTGTTAAAGAGATAAGAGTAGCAGGAAGAAACACTCAAGGAGTTAGAATTATTAAACTTTCTGGTGATGAAAAAGTAGTTTCGGCTATTAAATTAGATGATAATTTAATTTAA